In a genomic window of Amblyomma americanum isolate KBUSLIRL-KWMA chromosome 4, ASM5285725v1, whole genome shotgun sequence:
- the LOC144129881 gene encoding uncharacterized protein LOC144129881, whose translation MTLSAITNWLRTVESSSAAAVNGDEPEGPGSTMDANYTRAWSKPLAASYLDVPWYSFHVPSAIKFAGIGSALFKRLISELSSNRRVCQKAVLEQSNDTVDCLATAHGDNIQNFEAIKTDARDSMLSWTVLWMAFRASLESRVNVTVLEHFPRLSQSALFFIVGCLLTCGEARDVAEARCNMPLRHDENFAEAFSCVWGSPMRPRNRCPRTFAALTETVL comes from the coding sequence ATGACGCTCAGCGCGATAACGAACTGGCTGCGCACTGTGGAATCTAgttccgccgccgcggtgaatGGCGACGAACCAGAGGGCCCAGGAAGCACAATGGACGCTAACTACACACGTGCATGGAGTAAACCCTTGGCAGCTAGTTACCTGGACGTGCCGTGGTACTCGTTTCACGTGCCCAGCGCTATCAAGTTCGCAGGAATAGGGTCCGCACTTTTTAAACGGCTTATCTCGGAGCTATCTTCAAATAGGCGAGTTTGCCAGAAGGCAGTTCTTGAGCAGAGCAATGATACCGTGGACTGCCTTGCAACTGCACACGGAGACAATATCCAAAACTTCGAGGCGATCAAGACGGACGCCCGGGACTCCATGCTTTCCTGGACCGTGCTCTGGATGGCCTTCAGAGCTTCCTTGGAGTCGAGGGTCAATGTGACGGTCCTCGAGCACTTTCCTCGCCTGTCGCAGTCAGCACTGTTCTTCATCGTGGGCTGCCTGCTGACGTGTGGAGAGGCGAGAGACGTGGCCGAGGCTCGATGCAACATGCCTCTTAGACACGACGAAAACTTTGCCGAAGCGTTTTCGTGCGTCTGGGGCTCGCCTATGCGCCCCAGAAACAGATGCCCACGCACCTTCGCGGCGCTTACGGAGACCGTCCTATGA